Proteins encoded together in one Hyla sarda isolate aHylSar1 chromosome 2 unlocalized genomic scaffold, aHylSar1.hap1 SUPER_2_unloc_19, whole genome shotgun sequence window:
- the LOC130298356 gene encoding uncharacterized protein LOC130298356 → MDFRAKEASWLEQANLLFSGTAIASNDPDQCNIRELKQSLRNLSHRQMKTWWNRASLENYLHKHLIPRGLRVQIFPSFGLDQEVYVKKWEEACNTCSRTLMMIIMEHNTQVLMELGIQIEKTETDIAAILPNNDYPSFKQDLEESQTIWEKQIKATKSKKFLRDSNDFSNNKVYKWKRGPVERRQRSPSVSSSVSTGVESVASSRSSARNAQYDGRRRNYRNKANTRNERQERVNTRSNDTNRKR, encoded by the exons ATGGACTTTCGGGCTAAGGAAGCTTCTTGGTTGGAGCAGGCTAATCTTTTATTCTCTGGGACAGCGATAGCCAGTAATGATCCGGATCAGTGCAATATTAGAGAACTGAAACAATCTCTAAGGAATCTATCACACCGACAGATGAAGACCTGGTGGAACCGGGCCTCTTTGGAGAACTATCTACATAAACATCTAATACCTCGAGGACTACGAGTACAGATTTTTCCCTCTTTTGGCCTTGACCAAGAAGTCTATGTTAAAAAGTGGGAAGAGGCATGCAATACTTGTTCCAGGACACTCATGATGATCATCATGGAACATAACACACAGGTACTCATGGAGCTAGGTATACAAATTGAGAAGACAGAGACAGATATTGCTGCCATCCTGCCAAATAATGACTACCCATCATTCAAGCAAGACTTGGAGGAATCCCAAACCATCTGGGAAAAACAAATTAAGGCtacaaaatcaaaaaaattcTTAAGAGACTCTAATGACTTCTCTAATAACAAGGTGTATAAGTGGAAACGGGGTCCAGTGGAGAGACGACAAAGATCACCTTCAGTCTCATCATCCGTTTCCACAGGAGTGGAATCTGTGGCGTCATCCAGGTCCTCTGCGAGAAATGCACAATATGATGGGAGACGACGCAACTACCGCAACAAAGCAAACACAAGAAATGAAAGGCAGGAGAGAGTCAACACCAGGAGCAACGATACTAACCGTAAG CGGTAA